A genomic window from Camelus ferus isolate YT-003-E chromosome 9, BCGSAC_Cfer_1.0, whole genome shotgun sequence includes:
- the ZNF134 gene encoding zinc finger protein 134, protein MAHPCELCGPILKDILHLDEHQEAHHGLKPYTCGACGRQFWVSANLDQHQKLYSVERLLKGDKGKTSFVKNYRVCEEPLLQEKPFACEQEQNLQASLGSHQQKATRSRRKTRSTESEEAFHVGQMHYKCSQCGKAFSRKDTLVQHQRIHTGERPYDCSECGKAFSRKATLVQHQRIHTGERPYACSECGKTFSRKDNLTQHKRIHTGEMPYKCGECGKYFSHHSNLIVHQRVHNGARPYKCNDCGKVFRHKSTLVQHESIHTGENPYVCSDCGKSFGHKYTLIKHQRIHTESRPFECIECGKFFSRSSDFIAHQRVHTGERPFVCSKCGKDFIRTSHLVRHQKVHTGERPYECSECGKSYSLSSHLIRHQKVHAAGRL, encoded by the coding sequence ATGGCTCACCCTTGTGAGTTATGTGGCCCCATCTTGAAAGATATTTTGCACCTGGATGAACATCAGGAAGCACACCATGGACTGAAACCTTACACTTGTGGGGCATGTGGGAGACAATTCTGGGTCAGTGCAAACCTTGATCAGCACCAAAAGCTGTACAGTGTAGAGAGACTCTTAAAAGGAGACAAAGGCAAGACCTCGTTTGTGAAGAACTACAGAGTTTGTGAAGAACCTCTCCTGCAAGAGAAGCCCTTTGCATGTGAGCAGGAGCAGAACTTGCAGGCCAGTTTGGGCAGTCACCAGCAAAAGGCCACCCGCAGCAGAAGGAAGACAAGGAGCACTGAGAGCGAGGAGGCCTTTCACGTTGGACAAATGCATTACAAGTGCAGTCagtgtgggaaagctttcagccGCAAAGACACACTTGTCCAGCAccagagaatccacactggagaaaggccttACGACTGCAgcgaatgtgggaaagcctttagcCGCAAAGCCACGCTTGTCCAGcatcagagaatccacactggagaaaggccttatgcatgcagtgaatgtgggaaaaccTTCAGCCGCAAAGACAACCTTACTCAGCATAaaagaattcacactggagagatGCCTTATAAGTGTGGCGAATGTGGGAAGTACTTCAGCCATCACTCCAACCTCATTGTCCACCAGAGAGTTCACAATGGAGCGAGACCTTATAAATGCAACGATTGCGGGAAAGTCTTCAGACACAAATCCACGCTTGTTCAGCATGAGAGTATCCATACTGGAGAAAATCCTTATGTTtgcagtgactgtgggaaatCCTTTGGCCACAAGTACACCCTCATTAAAcaccagagaattcatactgAGTCAAGACCTTTTGAATGCATCGAATGTGGGAAATTCTTTAGTCGCAGCTCTGACTTTATTGCACACCAGAGAGTTCACACAGGTGAGAGGCCTTTTGTGTGCAGCAAATGTGGGAAAGATTTCATCAGAACCTCCCACCTTGTTCGGCACCAAAAAGTCCACACTGGAGAAAGGCCATATGAGTGCAGTGAGTGTGGGAAGTCGTACAGCTTAAGCTCCCACCTCATCAGGCACCAGAAGGTTCACGCTGCCGGAAGGCTTTAG